The following coding sequences lie in one Polluticoccus soli genomic window:
- a CDS encoding c-type cytochrome: MIPRFKIALCICITGLAAILYSCNSSVVPPATTARTPEDTLAVFTPPDTSTIPNTPFGELVRYGRELIVNTAHYIGPNGIVGKYAGNKLNCGSCHLDGGTRPFGFNYFSTHANYPQYRGRENEILSLGQRINNCVERPLNGKPLSLNSREIIAMECYIKWLGNSVPIGGHVPGDGALELEYPNRPASPENGRVIYQKHCASCHQPEGQGLLKPDSSSYQYPPLWGMNSYQSGSSTHRVLKMARFVKANMPHNIAKWDKPVLTDEEAIDVAAFVNDDQIHPRPGKPRTLVYPDYSRIDVKPIDYGTGPYRDTFSEMQHKFGPYQPIIDYHKANNLPVIF; encoded by the coding sequence ATGATACCCAGATTCAAAATAGCCCTATGCATCTGTATTACTGGTCTTGCCGCAATACTATACTCGTGCAACAGCTCGGTTGTGCCTCCGGCTACTACAGCTAGGACGCCTGAAGATACTTTGGCCGTTTTCACACCTCCGGACACAAGCACTATACCCAATACTCCCTTTGGCGAGCTGGTGCGTTACGGCAGGGAGCTGATCGTTAACACAGCGCATTATATAGGCCCAAATGGTATTGTGGGCAAATACGCAGGCAATAAACTGAACTGTGGCAGCTGTCACCTGGATGGTGGAACAAGGCCATTCGGCTTCAATTATTTCAGCACGCACGCCAACTACCCCCAATACCGCGGCCGTGAAAACGAAATATTGTCGCTTGGACAGCGGATCAACAATTGCGTTGAGCGTCCGTTGAATGGCAAACCTTTGTCGCTCAACAGCAGGGAGATCATTGCCATGGAATGTTACATCAAATGGCTGGGCAACTCTGTACCTATTGGCGGTCATGTACCCGGCGATGGCGCGCTGGAACTGGAATATCCCAACAGGCCTGCATCGCCTGAAAATGGCAGAGTGATCTATCAAAAACACTGCGCGTCGTGTCACCAACCCGAGGGACAAGGTCTACTGAAACCCGATTCGTCGAGCTACCAATACCCGCCTCTTTGGGGTATGAATTCGTACCAGTCGGGGTCCAGTACACACCGTGTATTGAAAATGGCTCGATTTGTAAAAGCCAACATGCCGCATAACATTGCTAAATGGGACAAGCCGGTGCTTACGGACGAAGAAGCGATAGATGTTGCAGCTTTTGTAAATGATGACCAGATACACCCCAGACCAGGTAAACCCAGGACGCTTGTCTATCCCGATTATTCACGCATTGATGTAAAACCTATTGATTATGGTACGGGGCCTTACAGAGATACATTCTCCGAAATGCAACATAAGTTCGGTCCGTATCAACCAATAATAGATTATCACAAGGCTAATAACCTACCCGTAATATTTTAA
- a CDS encoding DUF3887 domain-containing protein, producing the protein MMRFLLLFLLFVFLALHLYAQQEPLNYKTATKELKQAYNDGSYTRFRLMLSDLVEEQIPMQELAAVFDALKPTYGQISAFHFLGVDEQGARYTVRFQKGALDVLVLLDSSNKISRLEFEHYKELINAAGVSGRKP; encoded by the coding sequence ATGATGAGATTCCTGCTGCTGTTTCTATTGTTTGTTTTTTTAGCATTACACCTGTATGCGCAACAGGAACCTCTTAACTACAAGACTGCAACGAAGGAGCTAAAGCAGGCCTATAACGACGGCTCTTATACGCGCTTCAGACTGATGTTGAGTGACCTTGTAGAAGAACAGATACCAATGCAGGAACTCGCTGCAGTATTCGATGCGCTGAAACCAACCTATGGACAGATAAGTGCCTTTCATTTTCTCGGTGTTGATGAACAGGGCGCACGTTATACGGTGAGATTTCAGAAAGGAGCGCTTGATGTGCTTGTACTGCTGGATAGCAGCAACAAAATATCGCGACTTGAGTTTGAACACTATAAAGAATTGATAAACGCCGCAGGAGTAAGCGGCAGGAAGCCTTAG
- a CDS encoding bifunctional 3-deoxy-7-phosphoheptulonate synthase/chorismate mutase type II, with product MPNFAIMSFFKTAGKPFIIAGPCSAESREQVMETAAALKDLPVQLFRGGVWKPRTRPGSFEGNGVDALDWLKEAKQAYGTKITIEVAEPHHVELALQYGVDAVWLGARTTVNPFQVQRIADALKGNILPVLVKNPVNPDVDLWEGAIERIHRAGIVDVAAIHRGFSIYDAGAVYRNSPNWPVPIELKRRRPELSIICDPSHITGRRNMVAELAQKAMDLGFDGLMIETHPDPEKAWSDAAQQITPAALTELLQHLVIRHEFTADMGKSTELEYLRQLMDSIDAEVIDLLARRMELSERIGAVKKDSNITAYQPERWRDIVASRGEHGERQMLSKEFIVALYQMIHDESIRRQLEILRNATKPVKD from the coding sequence ATGCCTAACTTTGCAATCATGTCATTCTTCAAGACGGCAGGCAAGCCGTTCATTATAGCAGGGCCGTGCAGCGCTGAGTCGAGAGAGCAGGTGATGGAGACCGCAGCAGCATTGAAAGACCTGCCTGTTCAGTTATTCAGGGGAGGGGTATGGAAACCTAGAACACGTCCGGGAAGCTTTGAAGGCAACGGGGTGGACGCACTGGACTGGCTGAAAGAAGCAAAGCAAGCTTACGGAACAAAGATAACCATAGAGGTAGCTGAGCCGCATCACGTGGAGCTGGCCTTACAATACGGTGTAGATGCAGTATGGCTAGGTGCCCGTACAACGGTAAATCCTTTCCAGGTGCAGCGCATAGCCGATGCACTTAAAGGGAATATCCTGCCGGTGCTCGTAAAGAACCCGGTCAATCCTGATGTTGATCTTTGGGAGGGCGCAATTGAGCGGATACATCGCGCAGGTATAGTAGACGTAGCAGCTATCCACCGTGGATTCTCTATTTATGACGCAGGTGCGGTGTATAGGAATTCGCCCAACTGGCCGGTGCCCATAGAGCTTAAACGCCGCAGGCCGGAGCTCAGCATCATCTGCGACCCAAGCCATATTACCGGCAGGCGGAATATGGTGGCAGAGCTGGCACAAAAAGCAATGGATCTTGGCTTTGACGGGCTAATGATAGAGACGCATCCCGATCCTGAAAAGGCATGGAGCGATGCTGCCCAGCAAATAACACCCGCCGCTTTGACGGAGTTGCTGCAACACCTTGTCATCAGGCATGAGTTCACCGCCGACATGGGAAAAAGCACCGAGCTGGAGTACCTGCGCCAACTGATGGACAGTATAGATGCTGAAGTGATCGACTTGCTCGCACGCCGCATGGAGCTGAGCGAGCGCATAGGTGCAGTGAAGAAGGATAGCAATATAACCGCCTATCAACCGGAGCGCTGGCGCGATATAGTAGCCAGTCGCGGTGAGCATGGTGAAAGGCAAATGCTGTCTAAAGAGTTCATCGTTGCGCTGTACCAGATGATCCACGACGAAAGCATCCGCAGGCAATTGGAGATACTGCGCAATGCAACTAAACCAGTAAAAGATTAA
- the truB gene encoding tRNA pseudouridine(55) synthase TruB codes for MSQLPMPAELKEGGVILVDKPYRWTSFDAINRLRKMLHVKIGHCGTLDPLATGLLICCTGKFTKRITDYQKLPKEYTGIIRLGAITPTYDMESEPQDEKPFDHITEEQINAATVPFTGDILQTPPIHSAIKQDGKRAYELARAGKEIVLQPRSIHIAEFEITAVNLPEVHFRVACSTGTYIRSLAHDLGQALGCGGYLQELRRTKIGEFDVVNAMEPEKWRELWYPDGVLPPKPPKQKNQPRKNFDKRP; via the coding sequence ATGAGCCAACTGCCGATGCCTGCCGAACTGAAAGAAGGCGGCGTAATACTTGTTGACAAACCCTACCGCTGGACCTCTTTTGATGCTATCAACAGGCTGCGCAAAATGCTGCACGTGAAGATCGGGCATTGCGGCACGCTCGACCCATTGGCTACCGGTCTGCTGATCTGCTGCACCGGCAAGTTCACTAAGAGGATCACCGACTACCAAAAGCTGCCTAAAGAATATACCGGCATCATTCGCCTCGGTGCTATTACTCCAACCTACGACATGGAAAGCGAGCCGCAGGATGAAAAGCCATTCGACCATATCACGGAAGAGCAGATCAATGCAGCTACTGTTCCATTTACCGGCGACATCCTGCAAACTCCGCCGATACACTCCGCCATCAAGCAAGACGGCAAGAGGGCTTATGAGCTTGCACGCGCCGGTAAGGAGATCGTACTGCAGCCTCGCAGCATTCACATTGCCGAGTTCGAGATCACCGCTGTCAATCTGCCGGAGGTACACTTTAGGGTGGCCTGCAGCACTGGCACCTATATCCGTTCGCTGGCGCACGACCTGGGACAAGCCCTTGGATGCGGCGGATACCTCCAGGAACTGAGGCGTACCAAGATCGGCGAGTTTGATGTAGTCAACGCCATGGAGCCCGAGAAATGGAGAGAACTATGGTACCCGGATGGCGTTCTGCCCCCCAAACCTCCCAAACAGAAAAACCAGCCAAGGAAGAACTTCGACAAGCGCCCGTAA
- the paaD gene encoding 1,2-phenylacetyl-CoA epoxidase subunit PaaD, whose product MSASAKNISKEQVYEWLSSVTDPEVPVLTIQDLGIVRDVIISTTDNGQQEIAVVITPTYSGCPAMDAIALGIRMALVAKGFRHIKVEHRLSPAWTTDWMTEEGKRKLEQYGIAPPIRKAVDPLGLFEEDNVSCPRCHSTDTILVSQFGPTSCKALYKCQSCHEPFEHFKCH is encoded by the coding sequence ATGAGCGCGAGCGCGAAGAACATATCTAAAGAGCAGGTGTATGAATGGCTGTCATCGGTCACCGATCCTGAGGTGCCGGTGCTGACTATTCAAGACTTGGGTATTGTTCGCGATGTGATCATAAGTACTACCGACAATGGGCAGCAAGAAATTGCGGTAGTTATTACGCCTACCTACAGCGGATGTCCGGCAATGGATGCCATCGCTCTGGGTATTAGGATGGCGTTAGTTGCTAAAGGCTTTCGTCACATAAAAGTAGAGCACCGCTTGAGCCCGGCCTGGACCACCGACTGGATGACAGAAGAAGGCAAACGAAAGCTGGAACAATATGGCATTGCTCCGCCTATTCGCAAAGCAGTCGATCCGCTGGGTCTTTTCGAGGAGGACAATGTGTCTTGCCCTCGCTGCCATTCCACTGATACAATACTTGTAAGTCAGTTTGGGCCGACTTCGTGTAAGGCATTATACAAATGCCAATCCTGCCATGAGCCGTTTGAGCATTTTAAATGCCATTAA
- a CDS encoding fatty acid cis/trans isomerase, whose product MLLRLIVFGASCLLFIAACKHKYPVPRKNPVSIDTTTYGGFPDEVGKIVRSKCVDGCHDAVAHLSDLRLDTWDNLFYGGAHGASVVPYSTAYSLLLHYINTNPANGPVATPGMPYELPPLSDEEYNTIKEWIAKGAPDRNGRIAFADNPDSRQKIYVTQQCDQLAVIDAERMVVMRYIPIGKTPGVAENPHCVRVSEDGRFAFVSFRSGTFLQKIDTRIDSVVDEVDLGDVNWEILLPSPDGDSVMVSNMSGGYTSIVDVVAKSRIKIPQGGDPHGLAALLGFDKFFIAIQTGNKVKKISLRNPTVNKEYTLDGRPPSAVPSYDSHEIILSPDNDKVFITCQGVDSLAVADTSMNILKKIKLGNYPQEMAISKKHNYLFVSCMNDPSPKATAQVEYKGSVYVFNYRTFEQVAKIEWAFMDVHGISVDDRNDKLYVFSRNIGLKGPAPHHIYGCGDKNGFFHVYDMANFTEPLQGKRELLTNPYSTDVRFK is encoded by the coding sequence ATGTTACTACGCCTTATCGTTTTCGGTGCCAGCTGCCTTCTTTTCATAGCAGCCTGCAAGCACAAATATCCCGTACCAAGAAAAAATCCCGTATCTATCGACACTACCACTTATGGTGGCTTCCCGGATGAGGTTGGGAAGATAGTCCGCTCTAAATGTGTGGATGGTTGCCACGATGCCGTCGCGCATCTAAGCGATCTGCGACTCGATACCTGGGACAACCTTTTTTATGGCGGCGCTCATGGAGCCTCGGTTGTACCTTACAGTACAGCATACAGCCTGTTGCTTCACTACATCAACACCAATCCTGCCAACGGCCCGGTGGCAACACCTGGCATGCCCTACGAACTACCACCCCTTAGCGATGAAGAATATAATACCATAAAAGAATGGATAGCCAAGGGCGCACCCGATCGCAACGGTAGGATCGCTTTTGCAGATAATCCCGACTCACGGCAAAAGATATACGTCACGCAGCAGTGCGACCAGCTAGCGGTGATAGATGCGGAACGTATGGTGGTGATGCGCTATATCCCTATTGGTAAAACACCCGGCGTTGCTGAGAATCCGCATTGTGTCAGGGTTAGTGAGGACGGGCGATTTGCTTTTGTAAGTTTCAGAAGTGGAACTTTTCTTCAAAAAATAGACACCCGCATAGACAGCGTAGTAGATGAAGTTGACCTCGGCGATGTGAATTGGGAGATATTATTGCCGTCGCCCGATGGAGATAGCGTAATGGTAAGTAATATGTCGGGAGGGTATACGAGCATCGTCGACGTTGTCGCTAAAAGCAGGATAAAGATCCCACAAGGTGGTGATCCACACGGACTGGCTGCACTACTTGGGTTTGACAAGTTTTTTATTGCTATTCAAACAGGTAATAAAGTAAAGAAGATATCGTTGCGCAATCCAACTGTCAATAAAGAATACACTTTGGACGGGAGGCCGCCGTCTGCAGTACCTTCTTATGATTCGCACGAGATAATATTGTCGCCAGACAATGATAAGGTGTTCATTACCTGCCAGGGCGTAGACTCATTAGCCGTAGCTGATACCTCGATGAATATCCTGAAGAAGATCAAGCTGGGCAACTACCCCCAGGAAATGGCTATTTCGAAAAAGCACAATTACCTGTTTGTTTCCTGTATGAATGATCCATCGCCAAAAGCAACGGCGCAGGTTGAGTATAAAGGCTCTGTGTATGTGTTCAATTATAGAACGTTTGAGCAGGTAGCTAAGATCGAATGGGCCTTTATGGATGTGCACGGCATTTCGGTTGATGACCGCAATGACAAGCTGTATGTTTTTAGTCGCAATATTGGTCTGAAAGGTCCGGCGCCGCATCATATCTATGGCTGTGGAGATAAGAATGGTTTCTTTCATGTGTATGACATGGCCAATTTTACCGAGCCCTTGCAAGGCAAGAGGGAATTGCTGACCAACCCTTATTCTACCGACGTGAGATTTAAGTAA
- the fabF gene encoding beta-ketoacyl-ACP synthase II, with amino-acid sequence MNLPLKRVVVTGIGALTPLGNTLPEYWQGLINGVSGADFIKQFDASKFKTRFACELKNFNPEDYLDRKEARKLDRFSQIALVAAAEAVNDSGINGEGINKDRVGVIWASGIGGMITFIEEMRQFNAGDGTPRFNPFFIPKMILDIAPGHISMKYGFRGPNFATVSACASSTNGIIDAFTYVRMGKADAIVCGGSEAVVTEAGIGGFNAMKALSERNDDPKTASRPFDLNRDGFVMGEGAGSLILEELEHAKARGAKIYAEVAGGGMSADAHHLTAPHPEGLGAYNVMKNALEDAGMKPEDIDYINVHGTSTPLGDISETTAIQRVFGDHAFNLNISSTKSMTGHLLGAAGAIEAIAAIMATVNDLIPPTINHFTDDPAFDPRLNFTFHKAQPKKVRAALSNTFGFGGHNASVIFKKYED; translated from the coding sequence ATGAATTTACCGTTAAAACGCGTTGTCGTTACCGGTATCGGTGCCCTTACGCCATTAGGCAACACGCTGCCCGAATATTGGCAAGGATTGATTAATGGAGTTTCGGGCGCCGATTTCATTAAACAATTTGACGCAAGCAAGTTTAAGACAAGGTTTGCGTGCGAGCTGAAGAACTTCAATCCGGAAGACTACCTGGATCGCAAGGAAGCTCGTAAACTCGACCGTTTTTCTCAAATCGCACTGGTTGCTGCTGCTGAAGCAGTAAACGACTCCGGCATCAACGGAGAAGGTATCAATAAAGACCGTGTTGGTGTCATCTGGGCATCAGGTATCGGCGGTATGATCACCTTCATCGAAGAGATGCGCCAGTTCAACGCCGGCGATGGTACACCAAGGTTCAACCCATTCTTCATTCCTAAGATGATCCTGGACATTGCTCCGGGTCATATTTCTATGAAGTATGGTTTCCGCGGTCCCAACTTCGCTACTGTAAGTGCCTGCGCTTCGTCTACCAACGGTATCATAGATGCCTTTACCTATGTAAGAATGGGTAAAGCTGATGCTATTGTATGTGGTGGTTCTGAAGCTGTAGTTACAGAAGCAGGTATTGGCGGTTTCAATGCTATGAAAGCGCTGTCTGAACGCAACGACGATCCCAAAACAGCCAGCCGCCCATTCGATCTGAACAGGGATGGTTTCGTGATGGGTGAAGGTGCGGGAAGCCTGATACTGGAAGAGCTTGAGCACGCTAAGGCCCGCGGTGCGAAGATATATGCAGAAGTAGCTGGTGGCGGTATGAGTGCAGATGCACACCACCTTACAGCTCCCCACCCGGAAGGACTGGGCGCTTATAATGTAATGAAGAACGCGCTGGAAGACGCGGGTATGAAACCTGAAGACATTGACTACATCAATGTGCACGGAACTTCAACACCTCTGGGCGACATCAGCGAGACGACCGCTATACAACGTGTATTCGGCGACCATGCGTTCAACCTGAATATCAGTTCTACCAAATCTATGACCGGTCACCTGTTGGGTGCTGCCGGAGCCATAGAGGCCATTGCCGCCATCATGGCAACGGTCAATGACCTGATTCCGCCTACGATAAACCATTTTACAGACGATCCGGCTTTTGATCCACGATTGAACTTCACATTTCATAAAGCACAGCCAAAGAAAGTACGCGCGGCACTCAGCAATACGTTTGGATTTGGCGGCCATAATGCATCTGTGATCTTCAAAAAATACGAGGACTAA
- a CDS encoding acyl carrier protein translates to MSEIANRVKKIIVDKLGVDESEVTPEASFTNDLGADSLDTVELIMEFEKEFNISIPDEQAETITTVGQAIAYLEEHVK, encoded by the coding sequence ATGTCTGAAATTGCAAATCGCGTTAAGAAAATCATCGTTGATAAGTTAGGTGTTGACGAATCAGAAGTTACTCCTGAAGCCAGCTTTACCAACGACCTTGGCGCTGACTCTCTTGACACAGTAGAACTGATCATGGAATTCGAAAAAGAATTCAACATCTCTATCCCCGACGAGCAAGCTGAAACCATCACAACAGTTGGCCAGGCTATCGCGTATCTGGAAGAACACGTAAAGTAA
- a CDS encoding ABC transporter ATP-binding protein, translating into MLSASNLIKKYSTLTVVNNVSLEVAKGEIVSVTGPSGAGKSTLLHLLGMLDKPDSGSVLIDGTDIFKLPAKKQAQFRNKHIGFVFQFHHLLPEFSAIENVAVPLWIGGSGKKEALDAAAKMLETVGLGGRLENKPSELSGGEQQRVAIARALVNKPSIVMADEPTGNLDSANAKAIHQLFLDLRDQLGQTFVMITHNEELAEMTDRTLEMRDGNIVEEHINKH; encoded by the coding sequence ATGCTCTCTGCCAGTAACCTAATCAAAAAGTATTCCACGCTGACTGTAGTAAATAACGTATCGCTTGAGGTGGCCAAAGGAGAGATCGTATCGGTAACGGGGCCCTCGGGCGCCGGAAAGAGTACCTTGCTGCACCTGCTGGGCATGCTGGATAAACCCGACAGCGGCAGTGTATTAATAGACGGTACCGATATTTTCAAGCTGCCGGCCAAAAAGCAGGCACAGTTCCGAAATAAGCATATAGGCTTCGTATTCCAGTTTCATCACCTGCTGCCCGAGTTTAGCGCTATAGAGAATGTAGCCGTCCCCCTGTGGATAGGCGGAAGCGGCAAGAAAGAAGCCCTGGATGCGGCTGCCAAGATGCTCGAGACCGTAGGGTTAGGTGGCAGGCTGGAGAACAAACCTTCCGAATTATCGGGCGGAGAGCAGCAAAGGGTAGCCATAGCCCGGGCGCTGGTCAACAAACCATCGATAGTAATGGCCGATGAGCCTACCGGCAACCTGGACAGCGCCAATGCCAAGGCCATCCACCAGCTTTTTCTCGATCTTCGCGACCAGCTGGGGCAGACCTTTGTGATGATCACCCACAACGAAGAACTGGCCGAAATGACCGACCGGACCCTGGAAATGCGGGATGGCAACATTGTGGAAGAACATATAAATAAGCACTAA
- a CDS encoding phosphatase PAP2 family protein, whose amino-acid sequence MIRVVRDKTKKLWAQLALFGVEMVIVTALFYLALVAFVYLVRRVFILKDTTFDQTVYEFMHQFVNPTTNSIMLFFTFLGTHYFLIPANLVLVTYFLFIHKHRWHSLKIGVIALSSVMLMFLLKSFFGRTRPLEPLLEAAKGLSFPSGHALNAVTFYGLMGYITWHTVKNNTARALMFSVFVVIVLMIGISRIYLHVHYTSDVLAGYCMGVLWLYISLKLLRKLEKYTRHKVDPMIKETIVTP is encoded by the coding sequence ATGATCAGGGTAGTAAGAGACAAAACCAAAAAATTGTGGGCACAGCTGGCGCTGTTTGGCGTTGAGATGGTGATCGTGACCGCCTTGTTCTACCTGGCACTGGTCGCGTTCGTTTATCTCGTAAGGCGGGTATTCATACTGAAGGATACAACATTCGATCAAACGGTGTATGAATTCATGCACCAATTCGTTAATCCTACTACCAACAGCATCATGTTGTTTTTCACTTTTTTAGGCACTCACTATTTTTTGATACCTGCCAACCTTGTTTTAGTAACATATTTCCTGTTCATCCACAAGCACAGGTGGCATTCGCTGAAGATCGGTGTAATAGCACTGAGTAGTGTGATGCTTATGTTCCTTTTGAAAAGTTTTTTCGGCCGTACCCGGCCATTGGAGCCGCTGCTTGAAGCTGCTAAGGGCTTAAGCTTCCCCAGCGGCCATGCGCTGAATGCAGTCACTTTTTATGGGTTGATGGGCTACATCACTTGGCATACCGTGAAAAACAATACAGCCCGTGCGTTGATGTTTTCAGTCTTTGTTGTCATTGTGTTGATGATAGGCATCAGCCGGATATACCTGCATGTGCATTATACCAGCGATGTGCTGGCGGGATACTGTATGGGCGTGCTCTGGTTATATATTTCGCTCAAGCTGTTGCGCAAGCTGGAAAAATACACCCGCCACAAAGTGGATCCTATGATCAAGGAAACTATCGTTACTCCTTAA
- the rnc gene encoding ribonuclease III translates to MRRFTARILHFFSPNKQLVLQLEHLLGYTPKHLPYYQLALMHRSKIEELAQNNERLEFLGDAILGSIVAEYLFKKYPTQPEGYLTEMRSRIVRRETLNNVALRMGLNKLVQYNQNDRGLSRSHIFGNALEALIGAVYLDQGFSRTRKFILKQVIKPYIDIETLESTDTNYKNQLLSWAQKNNYVLTFDTLDEKVEGSRKVFTIGVMLDGELVESGSGYNKKEAGQVAAQKALVKLKVK, encoded by the coding sequence TTGCGTCGGTTTACGGCACGGATACTACATTTTTTTTCTCCAAACAAGCAGCTGGTATTACAACTGGAGCACTTGCTGGGTTACACCCCCAAGCATCTACCGTATTACCAGCTTGCTTTAATGCACCGCTCAAAAATTGAAGAACTGGCTCAAAACAATGAGCGTCTTGAATTTTTGGGCGATGCTATTTTAGGCTCTATTGTAGCCGAATACCTGTTCAAAAAATATCCCACGCAGCCTGAAGGTTACCTGACAGAAATGCGCTCACGCATCGTGCGCCGCGAGACGTTGAACAACGTAGCGCTACGCATGGGCCTTAACAAACTGGTACAGTACAATCAAAATGACCGTGGCCTGAGCCGCAGTCACATCTTCGGTAATGCCCTGGAAGCTTTGATAGGCGCGGTGTACCTGGACCAGGGATTTTCGCGTACACGCAAGTTCATCCTCAAACAGGTGATCAAACCTTATATAGATATCGAAACGCTGGAGAGCACCGATACCAACTACAAGAACCAGCTATTGAGCTGGGCACAGAAAAATAATTATGTGCTCACGTTCGACACACTGGATGAGAAAGTAGAAGGTTCGCGCAAAGTGTTTACCATAGGTGTGATGCTGGATGGAGAACTGGTAGAATCAGGGTCTGGCTACAACAAAAAAGAAGCTGGCCAGGTAGCAGCGCAAAAAGCGCTGGTGAAGCTGAAAGTAAAATAA
- a CDS encoding DUF2795 domain-containing protein — translation MFWTLELASHLEDAPWPATKDELIDYAIRSGAPLEVVENLQELDDEGEIYEGIEDIWPDYPTQEDFFFNEDEY, via the coding sequence ATGTTTTGGACACTAGAATTGGCATCACACCTCGAAGACGCACCATGGCCTGCTACTAAAGACGAGCTGATCGACTACGCTATACGTTCAGGCGCTCCGCTGGAAGTGGTAGAGAACTTACAGGAACTGGATGACGAAGGAGAGATCTACGAAGGTATCGAAGACATCTGGCCTGACTATCCAACACAGGAGGACTTCTTCTTCAACGAAGATGAATACTAA
- the paaC gene encoding 1,2-phenylacetyl-CoA epoxidase subunit PaaC gives MSIQKLLYTLQIADNALILGHRISEWCGHGPILEQDIAITNTALDHLGQARSLYQYAATQFNALSPEERAGLFTSAALQANIANGKHIDEDDLAYLRDGWDFRNVLLVEQPNKDWAYTVARSFLYDCFSYFFYSALKNSKDETLAAIAEKSLKEVTYHIRWSSEWVIRLGDGTEESHARMQQALNDRWVYTGELVKMSEADNAMLAEGVGVDLNAIVTQWKERVAAVIEEATLTLPPDTWMQEGGKEGRHTEHLGYILAELQFMQRAYPNMEW, from the coding sequence ATGAGCATTCAGAAACTGCTTTACACATTACAGATCGCAGATAACGCTTTGATTCTCGGTCACCGCATCAGCGAATGGTGCGGACACGGGCCGATATTAGAACAGGATATAGCGATCACCAACACTGCGCTCGACCATCTGGGCCAGGCGCGTAGTTTGTACCAATATGCAGCCACTCAATTCAACGCATTATCGCCTGAAGAGAGGGCCGGCCTGTTTACTTCCGCGGCTTTACAAGCCAACATAGCAAACGGAAAACACATTGACGAAGACGACCTCGCCTACCTGCGTGATGGTTGGGACTTCAGGAATGTGTTGCTGGTAGAGCAGCCAAACAAGGATTGGGCGTACACAGTAGCCCGGTCTTTCCTGTACGATTGTTTTAGTTACTTCTTTTATTCGGCGCTGAAGAACAGCAAAGACGAAACACTTGCGGCTATTGCTGAGAAATCTCTGAAAGAAGTTACTTACCATATACGCTGGAGCAGCGAATGGGTTATCAGGCTGGGAGATGGTACGGAAGAAAGCCATGCGCGCATGCAGCAGGCGCTCAACGACCGTTGGGTTTATACCGGAGAGCTAGTGAAAATGAGCGAGGCCGATAACGCCATGCTGGCTGAAGGCGTGGGAGTTGACCTGAATGCAATTGTGACGCAATGGAAAGAGCGTGTAGCTGCGGTAATAGAAGAAGCGACACTGACCTTACCGCCCGATACCTGGATGCAGGAAGGTGGCAAAGAAGGCCGTCATACCGAACACCTGGGTTATATATTGGCTGAGCTTCAATTTATGCAGCGCGCCTATCCCAACATGGAGTGGTAG